The nucleotide sequence AATCAAACAGCTGTCAATCAATGCCATGACCTGGAATTTGGAGATCGCATATCTAGTTACGCAGTCGGACATATGTGTGCCTTTATGATTATAAGTTATCGATTTCTAATAAAAAGATAATGGCACACGCTCACACAGAGAGCCCTCATATGATGTACATATGCAATTTTGCCGGGCTAAATGTAATATGGAAATAATTAATAGCAAACTGTTAATTAACATGTTGATCAAACATGACTTAATTATGCCTTTTTATCGCATGTTTCTTTGTATTTGCACACGCACGGCCAGATAACAAAGCAAAGCACACATATGAGCATTCAATTTGGCCTGTATTTTTCCAGCTTAATCCTTAGACAAAGCAAAGCAAACACATAAACAAACAATAATGCGACCCATTGGAACCCTGTGACCCCTCCTCCCCGCATTTTCCCCAACGTAAACAAGGCTAACAAAACCGAATgggagaaaaaaaatatataacgaAGCGTGAAATGccatttaataaaatattaggTTACAATAACAACAGCTAGAGCAGCAGTGGGCCATCGCCATCTCATAGATAAAATATCTCATCGATGGGATGATTCGTTTAATTAACCGCGACTCTTTTGCTTTTGgcaaaggaaaagagaaaagtCCATGGCACACATGAAAAGTTGGTCGTGTGCTATGTGGCATTCGCTTTATTGGCGGAGGGAAATCTGTTGGAAAATGCCCCCGGGAAAATCGGTGACGTCAACAGGAAAATAACCCTTTTTACCGGCCGTAACGGTAGTTGATATGTGTAATGGATAAATAAGATATTTAAGATAACACTGAACGATTCatcaatatttattaatttctaAATTCAATAATGCCAACTATCTCCTAACTAAAGACCTATTTGAAATGCTTGGTTTATTAATAAAGTGTCCaatatatttaacatttttttaagcgttagcaaattaaattgtaaattaaacaaacaaatcTTTACATTTTAAAACGGCCTACAATATGTGATAGAAAAACCATAAAACCCTCTTTAAATGCTCACTTAAAGTCAAAAGTAAACCTCCCAGACTTTAGATTTGGTCCACCAATTAAAAACCCCCTTTATATTTGATATCGCCCGCTGATTTTATACAAACAATGAATATCTCTGGCGATTATTCCGCAATTAAATTGTTTCTCGCACTTTTCGCATCGATCATAAAAGCTTAAAGTCCAAAAGAGCTCTTCAAGGTCGCCACCCGCGAGCACATTTATCATACGCAGTGTGCGCCCGAAGTTCGCAAGTGCAAAGTTTCCATAATGACCACTTGTTACGACTTACGACTGGTCATGATTTACGTGCTTTTGGATCAACAGttgaaattgaaatggaaATTGTGCATAGAGCAGAGAAAGGGGAAAATTGGGGGGCAGATAAAGATACCGCCAGTTGGCAAGTGTTTTTCGCTGGCTATCTGGTctataattaaaaatttatgaaTTCAAAATAGCAAATAGCAAATTAGTAACAAAAACAAATCGAGCATCTtgcaaaatttttaatataaacacaAAGCACAGCAAAACAAGATAAAAAGGGGAAACTTTAATAGGGGGCATATAGTAAAAGCAAATGATTTGTATCATGCAGAATCAGTCGATCGGGTTGGGGTATTCGGGGTCTTGGATCTTCACCTTCCGTATTACGATACATTTATATCTATATCTATCTCAAACCAAGAAACAGCACGGCATTGACGTGCAGCGAGAGGAATCTAACGAGGTGACGATGATGGAAAGCAATAAATTTGCCTGGTCCGTGTTCTTCGCAGCAGATTAAGGCACAGCAGGCCTCCCAACCTCCCACAGCACCTAGTAAAACCACTCCCACTTACCATCACATCGTGTGTGAAGAATACCGGCATTGAGATGACCAGCACTACGATCCACAGAGTCACGATGGCAATCAGGGTGATGTTCTCCGTCCTCATCATCCGCGATCGTATGGGATGGACCACTGCCAGGAATCGATCGATGGACATTAGTACCAGCGTATAGATGGAGGCGAAAGCCGTCACCACAATCAAATACTGGACACTGCGGCACCAAAACCTTCCATATGGCCAATAGTACACCATATAATCCGTGGCCGTGAAGGGAATGCAGAGGATAACGAACATCAGATCAGCGGCGGCCAGGTTGACAATCATCAGATTGGTGGTGGATCGCAtgttcttgttgaagaccacCACCAGGATGACCAGCAGGTTCCCGAAGAAACCCGTAATGGCAATGGCCCCGAAGAAGAATACCACAATCCAGGGCAAAGTGCCGCTGATGGCCAGCCACTCTTCATCCGTGAAGAAGGAGGTGATGTTTTCATCGCTTCTCGAAGCATTTAGGCTGATTTTCCCCAGCAATGTAGAGTTCTCCATGGTTTCCATTTTtgtttcttattattttgatCACTTTATTGGTAATTTCACTGATTGTCAAGGgacattttcaatttttcaacaatttgaggatattattttattttccgtTCACAGTTCATCGAACTCAAATAACAAATTTCCAATTAGGAGATTTGCACAAAGCGGCCGCCACAAAAATTCAATTATCATGAGGAATACGAGGGCGCTTGAGAAACCGTTGAGAACCCGTAATGCATACGCCGTGTGGAACCGAACCGAACCAAAACGAACCGGAATTGTTCACAACGTGGCCGGGTGGCAAAAGCAATTTGGTCCTTTGGCCCGATAAGGGTAATTGTAGTAGGGTAGCTGGGTAGCCAGTCAGGTAAGAGGTAAGACAACAATAAAAGGACAGCAGGAGGAGAGTTCAAAGGTCCGAAGGACACGTTCAAATCGGCGCCGACGCAGCCAAACTGTGCCGTGTCACACCCCGACGACAAGGAGCATGCCAGGATATCCCATCCTCGAGGACCACGTCGCTGCACCTACACCATAAATTCAATATGATGTCTTTCTTTTCGCTCCTTTCGGTTTCTGTTTACGTTTCTGggttttttggttttgtttggtctctttttttttattgacaaACGGAATGGCATAAATTTTGGTGGCTATATAACCGAAAATATAAGCGTTTCCAACGTTTCCTTTTGTTTCGCCAGGGAACtgtgtatatatttttctcGATTCCACTctagtatttttgaccaattcgAAAGTCCACACTGCACGCGTTCGTATCCAGCGCCCAACTGATTGCTGGCTGGGCTTGTTGAGGAACACGTCGATGCctcggcggcggcggcggtggaAAAACgccggcagcgacgccagccATCCCAGCGAGAATAATGGCAACAATAGCAGCAACCAGCGGCGTTAGATTTGTGCGTGTGAGTGGGGCCAACACCTCCTCCTCCAGTTGCTCCATCTACTCCTCCACCTCCATCTGCCATCTCCTCCCCCAATCCTCATCAGCTGACTGGAATGTTTGCTCTTGCTGCTCCAACTGTTGGCCCAGTTGAATGGGCAATGGGCAACCTAAAGCCACAGCAATTGTTGGGGCAATCACTACTTGTTCTGGGTCTGCCTTCGCTTTTGGTCCTGGGTCCACCATTGTCCTGCACAGCTTGGTGTCCTGGCTGGATGTCGTCAGCCTCGTCACACCTCTCGTCCTGCGTCTCCGATGCACAGCTGGCGCTCGAAGCTCTGCCGCGTTTAGTACTTTGCTTAATTTCTCTGATTAACTGCCAGCAGAGgtggaataaaaaaaaaacaacagaaAGGTGGCACGCGCCCATGTTCACGCCCCTCACTCTTACACaggaaaaaaatgttaaccaTGGGATAATCTTCTTATTATATTTCTAAGCCTTTTGTAAGCAGAATAGAGCTGCTATGCGATAAAACCTGCAGGCAAGTCACAAAAGTatgataatatattttttaggaACACATGAATAAATGATTTAAGTGTTGagagaaaataaataatacttaaaaatgttttaagatTTATATTCTTGAGAAAACATGAGTAATAATGTAAGTGATAGTAATATTGAACGAGAAATTTACCTTTCAAGATGTCAAAAAACGTGTTCATCATTAAAATGTGCTCATAATTTCACATCTTTTTATGGTTTAAAACGTTTTGAGTCAGTCTATAATATTTCTGAAAATTGTAGAAACTATTTTTATAAGATTTATGTTTGCATGACACACAATATTGTTAGGAAAACATGAAAGACACaataaaatacaatatttttctttaatttatcTTAGCTTTAAATATAGTAACATTGTTGAAATGGCCCAACTTAAtgttgaaaaattaaaatatgaaatatctaaaaatatatttataagatAACTAACAGAATGAACCTTATTACTTGCCAATACATGCTCTTCAACGAGCTGTTTTTGATCCGTGTAGGCCAGAGATCAGATCCACTGGGTTAACACCTTTTGGTCGCTGGGGACGGCTTGTCACAACATTATATAACCGCAGGCGGCAGATAGCTGGGCCTGGGGTCTTGGCCTAGGCCAAATCCCGCCTCATTTACATGCTTTTTATTGCCGCTGCCAGCGCAGTGCTCACCTGTCACCTGCAGAAGCCGACTGCGCCGTCGACGTCGGCGTCTGCGTCAGCGGCAGCTGTGGCCCCCATCAAATCTGCGGCGGGCTGTCCTGTCACCCCGCATTTCAGGCTGATGGGGCTGATGTGGGGCCATGGCTCACTGCACCCCTGACGAGGACGTCGGCAACCTGATGAGATTAAATGCGAATTAAGCACCatgaacaacaacaaaaacaacaacaacggcggtggctaaaaaaaataaaccaagAAATCGCCACGACGACAATGGCCAGAGCAAACAGTAAAAGGCAAAAGGCGGAATTATGTTTGTTTAATGTGCAGTACTGAGGATTTAATGAAGTCTTTAATTCTTAATGCAGGTTCATTGCCTATTTAAATGGCCAACAATGGCGGTAAATTGCTTAAATTTCGGCTGAAAAACCCGGAGTCGCCATCTTGCCCATTCCTACAATTTCATTGCATACTTTGCGGCTGGCTAACAAAATGGACcggaaatgaaatgaaatgtcTTAGAAGATAATGCAAAAATTTATTATGCATAATATTAAAtggatattaataataatctACTtattctttgattttaattttccatatttcAAACAATTAGTCTAGAATCATTCTGGCCATCCATTCATCCAATCAATATTTTACATTGAATTTTATATAATTGTATGATTAAtctgaaaataataattcatTTAGCTATTACTCTTTCATAACGTGACTAAtgaaaattaattgaaaatttatGATTTGTGTATGCTGatgtttaaaaatacattttttttctacactcaaaaactatttaaatccTGTAAGTCCCCCAACCAACCTTGAACCACCACTTCTGCAGCGTTTTCACCAAAATGGAAAGCATTATTCCAGGCGCCCACTTAAATTAGCATCTAAATAAATGACTGCCAGACATGAGAGTTTGGGAACGAGGATGAGATCTTCACATCAGCCACACACAACACACCCACTTGAAATTTTCACTCGCCCTGCATTTTCCCTTTTCAACGGCACAAGCAACAATTTTTGTGTGATGTCAGAAAACTTTCGACGTGATTGAAatgctttttaatttttcatcaAAATCATTTCATTGCGTCAAAATTGTTTGGGTGCTCCTCTGGGCTGCCGGCTTGATAATCCGCATGGCACACACAACACCCACTCACGGGGATCGGAATCGGGaatgggattgggattggcaTTGAAGGACCCATCTTGCAGGGACACTGAGCTCAACCTTTTTCGTGAGCTGCGATGGATTGGTTCATTTTTGGCATAATCATGCGATAGGGATTACCAGTCTCTGCCAGGGACATGAACTTTTGGTCGTCGTGAGAGGAAACCACAGTGGGTGAACTAGAAAAAtgtgatttttaaattttgaccTTAACTTAGTGATTTTACTACCAGATCAATCGAAGAATTCAATTGCTACACTGGTAAAAAAAAGGAATAGTAAATATTCactatataaaaatatataaatattttaaataaggGTGGTGATTATTAGTTATAATTTTAGTTCTATTTACTTCtaccattttttatttttataaaaattaacttCGGAGTaaaattaaagtttaaaatCGATTTAATtccatattttattttacaacaTTTAAATAGGCAATGGAATTATTGgatatattacaatttttatcaGTGTGTAGCTCAACCAAAAATTGATCTAAAGTGGGGCAGATAACATCCACTTTGCACGGTGGTTTCGAAAAGATTTAACCACTGTTCGAGCGCCAAAGTCAACCTGTGACAAAAATGATGGATTATCGCTTTTTGCGCTAACGTTCacatgtttttatttactcgCATACATAACCCGGCCAGAAACCTGACCCTTTTTTCGGCAGCTGCCAGGGGaattaataaatgtaaatCCGCCTGAGAGTGCCCAAAAAAGGAGGCGATGGCAATGGCGACGCTTAAGCCACACAAAAGACCACACTAATCGCCTTTTTCTCTGTTTTTGGTGGGCGCTACGCTCGGGATTTGGATTGGAAATGGTTGGGTTTTTGGGGTCGATGGCGGTACGGCGACACAACTTTTACACACAGCTTTCGCTATTTAATCATTCAAATTgacttttcttttctttcgtttttttttttttttgctttttttgttCCCCGCCTGATGGACGTTAATTTTGAAATCCCTTTTTAAACGCTGCCCAGCAGCGGTTATTCCGCAACTTGGCTCTACGCTCGCGGCTTATAAGTTTTTTAGCCTTCtctcattttgtttttttcgtttttttttcttttaattttttccgcgAATTTCCTatcctttttgtttttccactAGCGCACTTAGAATGCGCTGAGTTTGCATTTGGCTTTCATTTTACCATTTCACCGACCGCCATTCTTCTAGCTTTTCCCAGTCGccttttttagttttttaatcAAGATGTTTTAAATGCGGCCACGCCAGTGAATGATGGATTCCATTTTGTCTTTTTTCCTTTTGGCCTGCGAGCTCTTAGCCTCCCCCCAACAAAGTAAACAGAAAGTTGTGGCTGGTGGGTTCGGCA is from Drosophila suzukii chromosome 3, CBGP_Dsuzu_IsoJpt1.0, whole genome shotgun sequence and encodes:
- the AstA-R2 gene encoding allatostatin-A receptor isoform X1 yields the protein METMENSTLLGKISLNASRSDENITSFFTDEEWLAISGTLPWIVVFFFGAIAITGFFGNLLVILVVVFNKNMRSTTNLMIVNLAAADLMFVILCIPFTATDYMVYYWPYGRFWCRSVQYLIVVTAFASIYTLVLMSIDRFLAVVHPIRSRMMRTENITLIAIVTLWIVVLVISMPVFFTHDVMVDTDAKKNITYGMCTFATNDFLGPKTYQVTFFISSYLLPLMIISGLYMRMIMRLWHQGTGVRMSKESQRGRKRVTRLVVVVVIAFASLWLPVQLLLLFKSLGVIETNTLTKLIIQVTAQTLAYSSSCINPLLYAFLSENFRKAFYKAINCSSRYQNYTSDLPPPRKTSCGRTSTTGL
- the AstA-R2 gene encoding allatostatin-A receptor isoform X2; amino-acid sequence: METMENSTLLGKISLNASRSDENITSFFTDEEWLAISGTLPWIVVFFFGAIAITGFFGNLLVILVVVFNKNMRSTTNLMIVNLAAADLMFVILCIPFTATDYMVYYWPYGRFWCRSVQYLIVVTAFASIYTLVLMSIDRFLAVVHPIRSRMMRTENITLIAIVTLWIVVLVISMPVFFTHDVMVDTDAKKNITYGMCTFATNDFLGPKTYQVTFFISSYLLPLMIISGLYMRMIMRLWHQGTGVRMSKESQRGRKRVTRLVVVVVIAFASLWLPVQLLLLFKSLGVIETNTLTKLIIQVTAQTLAYSSSCINPLLYAFLSENFRKAFYKSLQSKRLDRWTTTHQDVSSEKTTY